In the genome of Hevea brasiliensis isolate MT/VB/25A 57/8 chromosome 14, ASM3005281v1, whole genome shotgun sequence, the window tagttttgaccgaaacccgaaaaccgagggaactaggtcgttcggctaggtcaaactagtatcccggaattcagcaaattgcaagaaaacgcaatatacatggaaatgaattaggtaatatgtaccaaccctagaagaccacaaatgtgacatattagtaacattaaaacctaatttacctagaacacatcgagggtcaacatattaggttgactaagcaaataatagaattcagtgaattaattatcaagcattatcgttagagacagtttaaatgagtactgaaacacttcaaattgtgtttctcagttagcaaagactcagggaaagggaaggaaacactgagtcaaggccaggagacagttatcagaggtttgtgcacaatagttatttcttttgaatttttcaattgaaataaataatgattaattgtatgttatcgttttaaattgtgtttgtgcacaataatttagattttttattttctacttaaaaatttatttgaacattatatttttaaattgtgtctgtgcacaatacttttatattcactgcttttactagcaaatttatttggagaaatgagttatgaataattttttattgttttggctttgagaatattatttggaaattattgtgttgcctactttgcaaatggaaattttgagataaaatatgatttgtggtttgtatgaaatatttaaatattgtgatttggaattgttttgattcacacttggcatgacactgttactatgttcctcctccatttatggggtgagtgtgattatattcctccctctttgacttatcagtctgggatgagtgtgattatttttctccctctctggtttaccagttgaggttgtagataggatgagtactcattagctagctagccacctccctcattgatttcgattagtggggttgtagattgctttgtcgtggtgtacaacacggcattgatcaaaaattttgtgtcatggcttaagttgtgtatgaattggcaatactgtgtttattaaattatttgactcaaaatttttctataatgagctttgataattggtgaaatgtaattgtgcagcatttaaattgtgttattgatttgcaaaactgtattattcagttatgatcaaatggtattattgattggcaaaactgtattattcagttatttgatcaaatttgtgttatatgaactttgtaaattgtgaaatggaattgtaaactatttgatttgtgaattgtcaataaaagatttatgtatcacatttcaaattattattgtgcaccactgagtaaattttactcagcgatagctttcattctttgtcgcagtagatagATCGACAGAcgatgagactaggctgctagtgcttcagtgagagatcatcgggtatattgagtataccatattttgcattttgtattgtaatgtatgttcactgtatgtatataatgttcttggttttgagcagttgtaaatttaaaattgtaccttgaagttgtaaaataaattgtgagttattttggcttgtaaaatttgtactatatttcttttatctcagctttggaaatattgaaaaattattgtggatttgagttgagaaacatattgtgttgattaaatattggagttgagattgagaaatatatttgaagtgctttttacaggtttttgaagaactgttttattcaaaatacagatggcactccgccaaaatttttacagaaattactaataattcaaatgtgttagctgtttcactttaattcaaaaaagtttttaacacctgtaaatagtgctcaccactgtaaaaagaagtaagaaaagttttaaaatcccttgtagtgtatttaatgggttaccaatatacgaagttggtaattcattaggcatactacgggatcatgttatgccttacagaggggtagggtgtgacatagtgAGGAATACAAATCACATAGTCAtgtcaattgtggtttcaaactatattCGAATAATTTCCTATTCATCAAATAtatttcattcaaaataattaCCCTAAAAAGGAATAGCAATACTCAATATCTCAATTTAAGATTCTCAAGGCAATAAGAGTCATAAATCATTCAcacaactcattcaaatcaatttcaatttgaaaaacaaagagatagtattagttgtgcacaaacctctttattcTCTTCTTACTTAGTTCAACTTTCTCTCTCCTTAGGAGGCTCCTTTTCCACTAAAAATATACAATGGAGATGTCTCAATACTCAATTTAACTACCACTAAGAGTCAATTAATTAAATGCCTAATGAATGCCTAAGTTACTTAAGCAATTTCAAAGAGTTTGGATTATGGATAGATTTATGCCTTAacttttgaacccaatttcaacctagttctagtcataatctagtgaggtgttcttcatgaaaattgtccctctatgtcttagtttttttattccaatttgaatcactccatttggagttttgtagctctagatatggtcaatttatcaagACTGGTTCACTGACCCTTTGCTGTTCCAGAATCTGGCAGATTCTGGAACCTCATTTTATCCAGCCAATTGGACCAGATACAGTTATAttttggcctaatgttcttcatatgattgTTCCCTTATGTGTCCTGGTCACACAggttcaaaatcataaattttcaagttatgtatggtgagttatagcaatttaactgacctggactcataaACCTTGTGcatcaggatttcaggttcaggtcagtgtttTGCATTTCACATTTGAGGTCCTTATTCTCAGGATTTGggtaaggtttctaaaccaaagttgtagccctaagtcttaggttttcagatcattttggctcatccatttggaattttctagtaaaagttatggtctaattactattctggggtcaaatggCTAAATTGGTTCCAATGCAGGAATTCTAGATTAGGAAGTCCTGATTTctcctaacaatttccctaagttccTTTAGGATTTGGGTGCTGGccaaaacatcaaagttgtaattttaagtcttatgaagattttggtttttgaatcactgcactTGCACTTttgtaacccaagttatggcattttttccaaaactggtcggatggccATTTATCCAGGATTTCTAGGtcaaatttggttctggcagatttgttgGACTAACTTTGCTTAGTAATTTGACCAACTTAGGGTCATTATTTGGGTTCATGATCTTCATAAGAAGtgtctactatgttttaggtttccattagttcaagaatcacctacttttgagttttctagtgtgagttatgcctaatttgaaaatgcactgttcatttggtcaattctggtcaGGTCCAGAACACCAATTctggattcaagcaaattttagaccaattatggtcattttctggataaggtttcttcatgaaatttgtggctttaggtcttaagtttcatctccaattagcctcacaccaattagagctatATAATTCAACTTATAACAATCTAAGTGgactggactcaagctgtccagaattccAACTTAGGGTACACCACCAATTCATCATTCCCatccctcaattcaacatcaatatacatttatGGCACCTTATATGACCTTAATTTACCATTGCTAACCTCAATTGAGTGACCGaccataaaaccctaatttctcataaaccctaatcttccatcacCCAATGTCATGCAAAATTTCATGGAAATCATTACTCAACTCATCTATACATCACCATTCAAACAAGAattcatgttcaatttaattcaACACACCAAAACACTAATACCccatggctggccgaaaattACACTTAGGTTTCATGCAAAATTTTCATGCTTTCTTAAGTTATTTCTACATATTTGGACTcaaattcaatcaatatatatgaacgaagcttaaaaatcaacttacctttaattgacaatttttcaacttcccaatcttcaatttctcttcaaTTCCTTGCTTCCAATCTTCCACTTAAGGTAAAATATCAACTTTTTATTAAATCggctaggggttttatggtgtgaaattagggttttaggaGCTTTGTTTGGTTATCAATGGATGAAAGTAataagggagagagagagggatggAACTGACTTCTTTAGAAGGAAGAAGacaatgatttaatttttattcttagtcttatttatcaataattatcaccacaattttgatattttaaaattataatttttaattgtgtcattcctatgtcatgatgatgtcataaatccactttaactaaattttcattctttcattttcttttctttccctacacctcttcatttttaatatctttttcaatattttgatttcacatattttaatggacatttaggtcaaaagtcacctctaggagtaaattgaccaaaatgcccctcatcggttatAATCCATATTTTTAATGGTGTTTAATAACTCCTTGAGTTCTTATTCACTTATTTGAGtttgttctcttttcttttctatggttttctagttcccaatagtttcacaattatcccttggcctagggtgtgatggggtcccacacgaatttagagTTGCAACTGAGCTCGCACTCACTTCCCGGGTAGGTCATCCATCGCCGAGGCCTCGGCTTATTTAACCCAATtgcacttcatttcttttatttttatccacCTTTATTTAATCTTTATCAATGTTATTTATAACTTCTCTATGTGATTTAAGCTTAACTCTAGACATTCTAACTATCTGGACAGACATTGATTGCTGGAACAGTGGAATGCACAGGACTGCTTattatgagggtgttacagcctCGCCTCTAGCCGTAGATTATTTTCCCTTGTTGCACGGGATgttacaagcccaccagcttccgcctggttcaTCCCCAAACCACACATCTACTACAGGGGGTCCGGCTTTGATACCATCTGTAACGACcctactccaaccactagaggaattgtctgctttggcccacCCATCTGGAGCCTCactgttttgtcccataggtggaatggagaactgcccaggaggtcacccatcctaggatttctctcaagccagTACGCTTAACcccggagttcttccaactctccaggccattccaccaaaaggcgcctctagttatTAGTTTCCCCCATTTTAATGTATTATTCGGTTCATTCTTGCCCTCCATTTGGTTAAGGTCTCAAGCGAGGCCTAGCCTCTAGCCGTAGATTATTTCCCCTTGCCGCATGGGATGTTATAGCTATTatgataataaattatttattttattttattttattttattttaattcaataaaaaatttggATTAATCAATATATTTTAGTGAGATGaatcaatataaaaaaaaaatcttcttttGCATTTTATAAATCCTGTTTCTCTCTTAAAATGCTTGGAAAGTAACTTGATTGACTtgcttgcctttttttttttttgttttctctcTTATAAATCCTGTTTCTCTCTTAAAATGTTTATTATTCTCTCAACTGAATCTATcatattatttttcttcttcacacctttttttttttcttttaatatctCTTTAGATGATTATCTGTGAGTATTTTTATTGGTGGCGTTCTATTATCTTCTTTTTCCGCTGGTAATCCCTCCTCCTCTTTctctgttatatatatatatatatatatatatccgttTAAGATGGATTCTAGAAATATTTCTTTAGATGTATCATTATTGATATATTTAAAGTAAATAAATCTTTAAATTTATACTTATTGGCAAATATTAAATATACGGTTCTGTTTCGCTCTTTTAATGGAGTTATTATGTATTTCTATTGATATGTTTTTTCTATATACTAAATTGGTTTGCCTCCATCTTGTGTGGAGAGTTTGTTTTATTCTTTTATAAGTCTAATAGTGCAACCCATTCCTCTAACAAAATTAAtagttaaaattttcttttattcgcAATTAGTTTCTAAATAATCAGACCAAATAGCACATAGAAACGTCAAGCCACTTtgacaatttatttatttttgtcacactctgttatgacaatttgtattttatttgttatgacaATTTGTTCTATGTATGGTCTTTCCTACATGTACAATTTGTATCATTTGAATTTGACTAAtgaaattctattttatttaattttatttttgcttttACTTTGGCACAAAAGAGTTTAATACGCGAAGTTTAATACGCGTCTTATTTAAGGCTCTGGGAAAGAAATGACTTTAAAAGGAGGGAATGCTTCCTTTACACAGAGTCAGAGAAAGAAaatttctgagaggaagaagaaaaaccAGACATGGCTTCTCACAATTGTTGGTTTGAAAGGTTAGTATATTTACTGTTTAAATCAAGTTTAGAGCTTGCATAATTCATTAAACTAATGCAAACTTGTTCTGCTTAACTCTGTTTCTCTCTTGATTCTTCAATGACTGTAATATTCTTTAAAACTGATTTCTGCAGATTTTTATTTCTGCAGATTTTCTTGATCAAAGGAAAAACTAAATCATTTTCTATTTtctaaattatgataattttattaaaatatgaaaatatttatatatgcatGATATAAATACATATCATTTATTTAACATTGCAACCAAACAACGGAAAATCCTTTCatattcatgaaaaatattttttatatataagttattttatatgAAACAAATAAagtgttaatatatatatatatatatatatatatatatatatatatatatatatatatatatatatatatatatatattaacatgaATAAGTAATATAGATTTTTTTAAAttcatattatttataaatattaaaaataaaaaatatttaataacataatttaatttttaaataaaattaaaattatattacaatcaaacaataaaaaaatattttcaaagagacattttcttaactttatttcctttCATTTCAAATATCAAATAATTTAGGACGTCTATTAACATAGGATACCAAGCTGTTACAGTTTATAAAAATCTTTATTTATTTACCAAAAAGTTTAGAAAGTGACTTttgcattttatcattgaaattattaaTGTGAAGATGTGATGCATTTTATCTTGATCATTCAATGGACATAATATTCTTTAAAACTAATTTCTGAATCTTTTTCTTTTGCTTCTTTtgctcttcttctcttttctcatttatattaattatgctTGCTTAAGTTTAAAAGTGTGTAAAATGCATAGTCCTCCAAAgctataactttttttttatatataaaaataaattattatttagtctctcaattatatcaaaattaataacttgattttatatttttaaaaatacatgattTACACCCTTACATTTGATTTCGTCAACAATtcgtattttttaaattttagtattATCTCTGTTAttattcttattattttttttagtctAAATCAATCCTTGTAAAATTTTTACGATATTTCTATTGCTTTAATCGTAAATTTTACCAACCTTAATAGAATTAGAAGTATGATAGATTTTATAGGAATAgagatataaaatttaaaatgaatttataaataaaatttacaaaattttatgaaaatttatttgtttaaaataattgcagaaattattattattattattattattattattattattattattattattattattattattttgttttccCAGTGAATTTAGGAGTCTGGTTTCCTAGCGAAATTTGGAGTCAGATTATTACTTATTGTTTTGCTTCTCCATCAGACTTCTATCGCCGAAGATTCATATTATACACCCAAGAAAATATAGAAGTTCTTTGTTCTTCTAGTATATCAATTCTTTGTTCTTTGTTTTTTATCAAGATATATAGAATGGATATAGATGATTTTCGATGGATTCTGGAGATTACGGGTGTTGACGTCTGGACTTTTATTGACACTGCGATATTGGTGGCTTCGTTGGATTTCGGGGCTGACTTGAAGCAGCGGAGAGATAAGATTGTTGAAATGCTATGCGCATTGAGCTCGCCTGGTCGATGTAGGAGTATGGGCAGGATTAGTGATGGGCATGAAATGAGAGAAAACAGAAATGAAGCCAAAGGTGGAGATGGATGTCGAAGTGGGTCGATTTATGGAGATGAACATGAAGAAAACGATGATGAATTGGATCCATTTGCGGGATCGTTCGACGATAAGCAGAAGAAGATTTTGGAGATTATACAACATCTTGAAAATCCTGATCAGTCTCAAGATTCTCTGGTTGATTTGCTTCAAACTTTAGCAGATATGGATATGACCTTCGAGGCACTCAAGGACACTGGCATTGGAAGACATGTCAGTAGTTTGAGAAAGCATTCATCGGATGATGTTCGGAGATTAGTGAAGCAACTTGTCAGGAAATGGAGAGAAATTGTAGATGAATGGTTGAGGCTAAATCCTCAAGAAGAGCAAGCATCCTCTACTCTAACGGCTGATGGGAACTCCCCACAGCAGAAAATTTCCCGGAACCAGGTTCCTGATATTGCATACTCTCCAAATACTCACAAAGAGAGTTCTGATTCAGACAAGAAAACTTGTGAACCAGAAGGAAAGCCAAAACCAGTTCCTCGAAAAGAAGATCCTCGTAGACCTACCCATCAATCAGTTTCTGTTTCTCACAATGTGCAGAGACAGAGAGAGCAGCAGCAGCAAAGAGAGAGAGAAGTTGATTATGAGAGGCTGGCCTCTGCAAGCAAGAGGCTTCAAGAGAATTACAAAGAAGCCTTAAATGCCAAGAAGCAAAGAACAATTCAAGTGATAGACATACATGATATTCCAAAACCCAAGATTGCCTTTTTTGCAAAGAACAAAGGTGGTGGTTCTCTGAAGGCGCTACTGATTTTGGCAGAAGGGTCTTTAACAGGCTCTGCTTATTCAGATCTTTTATATTTGCAATACCCTTAAAGATTGTTTATATATTAAGGTTGAGGATAATGCGTTATTTTTGTAAGTTGGGtcgatttttttaaaagaaaatcatATTTGTGAACATGAAATTATTGCATTCTATgataatttgattattttccaaTTTGATCTTTTAACATATTTGCCCTGAATTTTGGATATTAAAGCTCTTAAATTTTGGACATTTGCATGTTAATTTCTGCAGATAGTTCATGGCTACTTGCTTTTAAATTGCAATGAGAATTTGAGAGGTTTGGTCTTATGTAATTCTTGAAAATTTGCCAAGAACGTgtcaaatgaaattgaaaaatcagtaatatgtaattcaatttagttcataaaaattttcatttcaattatATATTGAAGCTGATGCACAGCACTACAAAGGACACCACTTTTCCTAAATCTAGTTCGTACACTCCAGAATTTAGAGGAATAAATTGTTTTACGTAAGCATAAGTTGAGACTATATAGTAGCTTAACCATTATAGAAGCAAAAAGAATTCCACTTTtgtagagaaaaagaaaagattttATGGTAATTTGCAAGTGGCTTGCATGTTCTTTTCATACTTGTCCTTTATTTTCTTCAGCCTGTGTAAAATGTTGATCCTCATTTCACAAGCCAAACTCATGACAGATTATACACATTAGCTGCGAGATCACTCTCATTTGTGTTTGGAATCCATCATCTCACCACTCTGCAATGAGTCTAATACCCAATCTTTCAAGCACATTTCTCCTGTGGGCTTCTTCCTTGTAAATGTTTCCATCAACATGATTCCATAAGACGCTATTCCCTGTGATCCAGACTCTGCATATAACATAAAAAATGTAGAGAAATCATGAAAATCAAAACAAAATTGTAGTGAAGATATTCCGAAGAAAGTGCAACATCTACCAAGCTGTTTAACCTCTGTAGCATATCCAAGCAATAGGAATTAGAGTGCAACAATGCCTCAAGGTTTCCATTGGGCATGAACTCCATCACCAATGCTTTGACGTCAACATTGGCACAGCTGTTGATAATTTTGATAAGATTTCTGTGACGAATGCTTCAAAGAACTTCACATTCTGCGTCAAAACTAGTTGCAAATTGAATACCTTTACTGCAGCAGCCATACCAAGCATCCCTCTATATCCAAAAGTAGGTTACTTTCGTCTAATCCATTTGTAGCCTGCATGAGTTCCTGGTATGAAAACCTTCTATATGTTGCTATATGTAGCAAATCCAGTTGAGTAGAGAAAGGACTGTTCTCCTTTTTTCTTTGCCGCCTTGCCAGCACATATACAAGGGCTAGTACCAATATTGCTGAAGCTGTAGCCGGTAAAACATATTTCAGAAATCTTATTGAAGCCTAGCTGAGGAGCTCCGCAGGGTCCAAGATTGTGCATAAAAGAGCTGTTCCCAAGTCTGTCTTACAACAGACTAGAAGGAGAAATTCCTTGCAGAGGACCATTTACAATCTTGGCAATCACAGCAGAGAGTATGCTATTGGAGAGATCCAGGTGCTCCCAATTGAACCTGGTATAGGTCCTTGGAATTTATTATGTGCCAAAGAGAGATAAATTATCAACTGTTGGAGAGCACCGATCTCACTTGGAATACCACCAAAGAAATGATTCTTTGACAAGTCCATTTGATAAATGACCTCTAAATTTCCAATTCAGATGGCCACCTAGTGAATTTGATGACAAGTTAAAAACCAACATGTCCTCCTTAAGGGCATACTTGAAGTTAAATTATTGCTATCAAGCTGTTAGAGAGGTAAGATTCCCAAAGCAACTTGGTACTGACCCTAAAAGTCTTAACTCACCCAGATTGCTCAGATGACATAGATCATTTGGAATGGAACCATATTGCCGCTAAGATAACAAATTTTAGACAAAATATTAAAAGGAATTCTCTTTGCTAATTTAGAGTATAGAGCAATTTCCACTGAACCCAAACTTGGCGAATTATCTAGCGGTTTGTAATCCGTCGTTTTGGTTTCGAATCAAAACACCAAAGTATGGGATTCATCGATTTGACCTATTACTAGCAGCAGCTTCCGCAGAATCAAATCCAGATGGTAGTCAATTATCATTTATCACCATCAAAATACAAAATTGTTCTATACATACAGGAAATCCAAAGAAGCAAAGGCAAATTTACATTTTGCAATAAGCAGGCCAAAAGAAGGGTGAATAATATCAGTAATGAATACTAATTTAAGCAaatcaaggagaagaagaagaaatcagaCAGATTTTCTACAAACCCAGATTTCAATTGCAAGGACATGAAGTTTGCACCATATGTTGTTGAAGAGACTCACACAGAGCCAGGGGGCATTGTTGCAATAGACGTCGGCATCCTTTTGTCATCCGATAGCTAGACCAAATCAACCAAATCTAGACCTCCGCTTCCAGTAGAACGAGTGGGTTTGGTTTAATtctaaaagaagaagaaggccATTTTgagtaagaagaagaagaagagttgcAATTAGCTGAGTTCAGTATATGAGTTGGAACAAGCACAAGGCTATGCTGGCTTAAGCAGTTAAGCATCGAGGCTCTGCTTGCTTAAGTTTCAACAGTGTATCTAGCACACTGTCCTATAATGCTAtagctattttttttaattcacattttcataaagagaaaattattatttattcttGTACTATAAGTTTTGATTTGCAGACTTTTCTTGCTTTGTCTATTTTGGTTAAACTTTTGCATTAATGGTAAACATTTTCGTCTTTGAATTTTTATCATTGTAACCATTTTCGTCCTTCATTGACCACGTTTTAGTTCCTTGGCATATAGTTAAATTGATTAAAATGAATGGAATGACCAAATAGTTAATGGAATCAAATATGAGGGAGTAAATAAAATAATCAAGTCATTAGTTACGACATAATTGAGGGGCTAAATGATAATTTACCCTTCACATATCGATGACCATTGGTTTCTTGCCATTT includes:
- the LOC110667775 gene encoding probable mediator of RNA polymerase II transcription subunit 26c, translated to MDIDDFRWILEITGVDVWTFIDTAILVASLDFGADLKQRRDKIVEMLCALSSPGRCRSMGRISDGHEMRENRNEAKGGDGCRSGSIYGDEHEENDDELDPFAGSFDDKQKKILEIIQHLENPDQSQDSLVDLLQTLADMDMTFEALKDTGIGRHVSSLRKHSSDDVRRLVKQLVRKWREIVDEWLRLNPQEEQASSTLTADGNSPQQKISRNQVPDIAYSPNTHKESSDSDKKTCEPEGKPKPVPRKEDPRRPTHQSVSVSHNVQRQREQQQQREREVDYERLASASKRLQENYKEALNAKKQRTIQVIDIHDIPKPKIAFFAKNKGGGSLKALLILAEGSLTGSAYSDLLYLQYP